One Porphyromonas pogonae genomic region harbors:
- a CDS encoding Fe-S-containing hydro-lyase: MEQRIELITPLSDDALSKLHAGDMVYISGTIYTARDAAHKKMCEMLEKGEPMPFDFDGATVYYAGPCPAKPGKPIGSVGPTTSYRMDLYSPKLMEKGLKIMIGKGLRSKEVVNAMIKHGGVYFAAIGGAAALMAKCVETAEVIAFDELGTEAVRKLKVNKLPVIVAIDSMGNNMYEEGRKKYETL, encoded by the coding sequence ATGGAACAAAGGATAGAACTGATTACTCCGCTCAGTGACGATGCATTGTCAAAACTTCACGCCGGAGACATGGTATATATTTCAGGAACTATTTATACAGCCCGAGATGCTGCGCATAAAAAAATGTGCGAAATGTTGGAAAAAGGTGAACCTATGCCTTTCGACTTTGACGGAGCTACCGTTTACTATGCCGGTCCATGCCCTGCAAAACCGGGCAAACCTATAGGCTCCGTAGGCCCAACCACAAGTTATCGGATGGATCTTTACTCTCCAAAGCTTATGGAAAAAGGACTCAAAATAATGATAGGCAAAGGGCTCAGAAGCAAAGAGGTTGTCAATGCCATGATCAAGCATGGCGGTGTTTACTTTGCGGCTATCGGCGGTGCTGCCGCACTCATGGCTAAGTGTGTAGAGACTGCTGAAGTGATTGCCTTCGACGAATTGGGGACCGAGGCCGTGCGCAAACTCAAAGTAAACAAACTGCCCGTGATCGTAGCAATAGATAGTATGGGCAACAATATGTATGAAGAGGGACGAAAAAAGTATGAAACCCTATAA
- a CDS encoding fumarate hydratase, whose product MREIKAQDITTLVRDLCIRANTILTPDIKESFERCSRCEASELGKNILHTLLENAEIAKTESSPICQDTGMTVVFVHLGQDVHITNGYLYDAINEGVRRGYQEGYLRKSVVKDPFERINTGDNTPAVIHSEIIPGDRFHITVAPKGFGSENMSRLVMLKPSQGIEGVKDFVIETVSKAGANPCPPIIVGVGIGGTMERCAFLSKKALLRPVGMENDNPQLAEIEEELLQKINKLGIGPAGFGGSTTALSVNILTEATHIAGLPVSVNIGCHATRHAEGEL is encoded by the coding sequence ATGAGAGAAATAAAAGCTCAGGATATCACAACCTTGGTAAGGGATCTCTGTATCCGTGCCAATACAATACTCACACCTGATATTAAAGAAAGTTTTGAAAGATGCTCGCGATGTGAAGCATCTGAATTGGGCAAGAATATCCTGCATACCCTTTTGGAAAACGCAGAAATTGCCAAAACCGAATCAAGTCCTATCTGTCAAGATACAGGTATGACAGTAGTATTTGTTCACCTGGGACAAGATGTACATATCACCAACGGCTATCTCTATGATGCTATTAATGAAGGTGTACGCAGAGGTTATCAAGAGGGTTACTTGAGAAAGTCTGTAGTAAAAGATCCCTTCGAGAGAATAAATACCGGAGACAATACTCCCGCTGTGATTCATTCCGAAATTATACCTGGAGATAGGTTCCATATCACTGTTGCTCCTAAAGGGTTTGGCAGTGAGAATATGAGCCGCCTTGTGATGCTCAAGCCCAGTCAGGGAATTGAAGGAGTAAAGGATTTTGTAATAGAAACGGTATCCAAAGCAGGAGCAAATCCTTGTCCTCCCATTATCGTAGGTGTAGGTATAGGTGGGACTATGGAAAGATGTGCTTTTCTTAGTAAAAAAGCGCTACTCCGCCCTGTAGGCATGGAAAACGATAATCCTCAATTAGCAGAAATCGAAGAGGAACTCCTGCAAAAGATCAACAAACTCGGTATCGGTCCGGCAGGGTTTGGTGGTAGTACTACGGCATTGAGTGTAAATATACTTACAGAAGCTACACATATTGCAGGACTCCCCGTATCCGTAAACATAGGATGTCATGCCACGCGTCATGCCGAAGGCGAGCTCTAA
- a CDS encoding 4Fe-4S binding protein — MAKIRGAVVVNTQRCKGCNLCVVACPTKVLELHPEEVNDKGYHYSYMKNEEACIGCASCALVCPDACIDVYKVKL, encoded by the coding sequence ATGGCAAAAATTAGAGGGGCAGTAGTTGTCAACACGCAGCGATGTAAAGGTTGCAACCTATGCGTTGTCGCATGTCCCACCAAAGTATTAGAACTGCATCCGGAGGAAGTCAACGACAAAGGATATCATTATTCTTATATGAAGAATGAAGAGGCTTGTATCGGATGCGCAAGTTGTGCATTAGTATGTCCGGATGCATGCATCGATGTGTATAAAGTAAAATTGTAA
- a CDS encoding 3-methyl-2-oxobutanoate dehydrogenase subunit VorB: protein MSEEIRLMKGNEAIAHSAIRCGMDGYFGYPITPQSEVMETLMDEHPWDTTGMVVLQAESEVAAINMVYGGAASGKKVMTSSSSPGMSLKQEGISYCAGAELPCLLLNVMRGGPGLGTIQPSQADYFQTVKGGGHGDYRLITLAPYSVQEMVDFVPLGIELAFKYRNPSIILSDGIIGQMMEKVVLPPYQERRTEEEIRQECPWATQGCKKGHKPNIITSLELESSIMEENNHRFQEKYKKIEENEVRYETYMTDDADYILVAFGSSARICQKTVQLARENGLKVGLLRPITLWPFPTKPIAELAQRVKGFLTVELNAGQMVEDVRLAVNGKVPVEHYGRMGGMLFSPDEVLKNLKKLLHC from the coding sequence ATGTCAGAGGAAATCAGATTAATGAAGGGCAATGAAGCTATTGCTCATTCAGCAATAAGATGCGGTATGGACGGTTATTTCGGTTACCCAATTACCCCGCAGTCTGAAGTAATGGAAACTTTAATGGACGAGCATCCTTGGGACACTACAGGGATGGTTGTACTACAAGCGGAGAGTGAAGTAGCCGCTATAAATATGGTATACGGAGGCGCAGCATCGGGAAAGAAGGTGATGACATCATCTTCCAGCCCGGGTATGAGTCTCAAGCAAGAAGGTATAAGCTATTGTGCCGGAGCAGAATTGCCTTGCTTGTTACTCAATGTTATGCGTGGAGGTCCCGGTTTGGGCACTATACAACCAAGTCAGGCCGACTATTTCCAAACAGTCAAAGGTGGTGGTCATGGCGACTATCGTCTTATAACACTTGCCCCGTATTCGGTGCAGGAGATGGTGGACTTTGTACCGCTGGGAATAGAACTGGCTTTCAAATATCGCAATCCTTCTATCATCCTCTCCGATGGTATTATCGGTCAGATGATGGAAAAAGTAGTATTGCCTCCTTATCAGGAGCGTCGTACCGAGGAAGAAATTCGTCAGGAATGTCCATGGGCCACTCAGGGCTGTAAGAAAGGACACAAACCCAATATTATTACTTCACTGGAATTGGAATCTTCTATTATGGAAGAAAACAACCACCGCTTCCAGGAGAAATATAAAAAAATAGAAGAGAACGAAGTCAGATATGAAACATATATGACCGATGATGCCGACTATATCTTAGTGGCATTCGGTTCGTCGGCTCGTATCTGCCAAAAGACGGTACAGCTCGCACGTGAGAACGGACTCAAAGTCGGTTTGTTGCGTCCTATTACCTTGTGGCCTTTCCCTACAAAGCCTATTGCTGAGCTGGCTCAGAGAGTCAAGGGATTCCTCACTGTAGAGCTTAATGCGGGCCAGATGGTCGAAGACGTTCGTTTGGCTGTCAACGGCAAAGTCCCTGTAGAGCATTACGGACGTATGGGCGGTATGTTGTTCTCTCCGGATGAAGTATTGAAAAACTTGAAGAAATTGCTTCATTGCTAA
- a CDS encoding glutamine synthetase III family protein — MSLLRFNAVEEAAKRKPVTAHKENRSVGDYFAEAVFDRKTMQKYLSNEVYKKLSQHIDNGQPIDRDIADSVAAGMRMWASNQGVTHYTHWFQPLTDGTAEKHDAFATPDGNGGMIEELSGKLLTQQEPDASSFPNGGLRNTFEARGYSAWDPSSPAFIVDDTLCIPTVFIAYTGEALDYKTPLLRSLEALEKASTRVARFFYPEVNRCTTFLGWEQEYFLVDEALFVARPDLRLTGRTLMGHESAKNQQLDDHYFGSIPERVQEFMKDLEIECYRLGIPLKTRHNEVAPNQFELAPIYEECNLANDHNVLLMSTMKRVASHHHFRILLHEKPFDGVNGSGKHCNWSIGTDTGVNLFSPGKNSTDNLRFICFMAVTLMAVYKNDALLKASIASATNAHRLGGHEAPPSIISTFLGTEVSAILNKFMNSKPKDAIQFDAKKGIHLGVGQIPELLLDNTDRNRTSPFAFTGNRFEFRAVGSSANCASAMLALCTALAYQMNDFADHIDGRVKKGESDEEALYHVIREYLQDSEPIHFDGNGYSDEWRIEAERRGLNIDTNVPLLYDSYTTEQSIKIFEATGVLTQAELEARNEVKWEIYTKKVQIESRVLGDLSLNHIVPVATKYQTMLLDNVAKLKDVFPEDEYEKLSEGPKNLISKMSYHLSNVHRMVYEMTEARKIANQIEDLRGRALAYQETVSPYLDQIRYHIDHLELIVDDNMWPLPKYRELLFVQ, encoded by the coding sequence ATGTCTTTACTTCGCTTTAACGCAGTGGAAGAGGCTGCCAAGAGGAAGCCTGTTACAGCCCACAAAGAGAATCGGTCGGTAGGTGACTACTTTGCCGAAGCCGTTTTTGACAGGAAAACGATGCAGAAATATTTGAGTAACGAAGTATATAAAAAATTATCCCAGCATATTGATAATGGTCAACCTATCGACCGTGATATAGCAGACTCAGTAGCAGCCGGCATGAGAATGTGGGCTTCAAACCAAGGTGTCACTCATTATACACACTGGTTCCAACCACTGACTGACGGTACTGCAGAGAAACATGATGCTTTTGCAACACCGGATGGAAATGGAGGCATGATAGAAGAGTTGAGCGGCAAACTGCTCACCCAACAAGAACCTGACGCAAGTAGCTTCCCCAATGGAGGGCTTAGAAATACTTTCGAAGCTCGCGGATATTCGGCTTGGGATCCGTCTTCTCCCGCTTTTATTGTCGATGACACCCTCTGCATCCCTACTGTATTTATCGCATATACGGGGGAAGCTCTCGACTACAAGACTCCCCTATTACGCTCGTTGGAAGCTTTAGAAAAAGCATCTACACGTGTAGCCCGTTTCTTTTATCCGGAAGTAAATCGCTGTACCACCTTTCTTGGTTGGGAGCAAGAGTATTTTCTCGTGGACGAAGCTCTTTTTGTGGCTCGTCCCGATCTTAGACTTACCGGAAGGACGCTTATGGGGCATGAAAGTGCTAAAAACCAACAGCTCGATGATCACTACTTCGGCTCCATTCCCGAACGTGTACAAGAGTTTATGAAAGATCTTGAGATAGAATGTTACCGCCTGGGTATTCCGCTCAAAACACGACACAATGAAGTTGCTCCGAATCAGTTTGAGCTTGCTCCAATATATGAAGAGTGCAACCTTGCCAATGACCACAATGTACTCCTTATGAGTACAATGAAAAGAGTGGCAAGCCATCACCATTTCAGGATATTGCTGCATGAGAAGCCTTTTGACGGTGTCAATGGATCCGGCAAGCACTGTAACTGGTCTATAGGCACAGATACGGGAGTAAACCTTTTCTCTCCCGGCAAAAACTCGACCGACAATTTGCGTTTCATTTGTTTCATGGCTGTGACCCTCATGGCTGTATACAAAAATGATGCTTTGCTCAAAGCCAGTATTGCCTCTGCCACCAACGCTCATCGATTGGGAGGACATGAAGCTCCGCCTTCCATTATATCCACATTCTTGGGTACGGAAGTATCAGCAATACTCAATAAGTTCATGAATAGTAAACCCAAAGATGCAATCCAATTCGATGCAAAGAAAGGCATTCATCTGGGTGTAGGTCAAATACCCGAATTATTATTGGACAATACGGACAGAAACCGTACCTCTCCATTTGCATTCACAGGGAATAGATTTGAATTCCGTGCTGTAGGCTCGTCAGCCAACTGTGCCAGTGCTATGCTTGCACTATGTACGGCTTTGGCTTACCAAATGAATGACTTTGCAGATCATATCGACGGCCGTGTAAAAAAAGGAGAAAGTGATGAGGAAGCTCTCTATCATGTGATAAGAGAGTATTTGCAAGACTCTGAACCTATCCATTTCGATGGTAATGGGTATAGTGATGAATGGAGAATAGAGGCGGAGCGCCGTGGCCTAAATATAGACACCAACGTACCTTTGTTATATGACTCTTACACAACAGAGCAGTCCATCAAAATCTTCGAAGCTACGGGAGTACTCACCCAAGCAGAACTTGAGGCTCGCAATGAAGTGAAATGGGAGATATATACCAAGAAAGTGCAGATAGAAAGTCGCGTATTAGGAGACTTGTCACTCAATCATATTGTACCGGTAGCCACAAAATATCAGACTATGCTGCTCGACAATGTGGCAAAACTCAAAGACGTATTCCCCGAAGATGAATATGAAAAACTATCCGAAGGGCCAAAAAACTTGATTTCTAAGATGAGTTATCATCTTTCGAATGTACATCGTATGGTTTATGAAATGACGGAAGCCAGAAAAATAGCTAACCAGATTGAAGATCTACGAGGCAGAGCTTTGGCTTATCAGGAGACAGTGTCACCTTACTTGGATCAGATTAGATATCACATCGATCACCTGGAACTTATTGTAGATGACAACATGTGGCCTTTGCCCAAGTATAGGGAACTACTATTTGTACAATAA
- a CDS encoding 2-oxoacid:acceptor oxidoreductase family protein gives MTYEIVIAGFGGQGVLSMGKILAYSGLMEGKEVSWMPSYGPEQRGGTSNVTVIVSDEPVSSPVVNEYDVVIVLNQPSLDKFEPKVKKGGILLFDSNGIHRKPERQDIKVYQIDATDEANNMGNQKVFNMLVLGALLKEAPIVTMESVEKGLKKSLPERHHKLIPMNIDAIVRGQEIVKQL, from the coding sequence ATGACTTACGAGATAGTAATTGCAGGATTCGGAGGACAGGGTGTCCTTTCTATGGGTAAGATATTGGCATATTCCGGTCTTATGGAAGGTAAGGAAGTTAGCTGGATGCCTTCATACGGACCTGAGCAGAGAGGTGGTACCTCCAATGTTACCGTGATAGTGAGTGACGAACCCGTGAGCTCACCTGTAGTAAATGAGTACGACGTAGTTATTGTGCTAAATCAGCCTTCGCTTGACAAGTTTGAACCTAAGGTGAAAAAAGGTGGTATTTTGCTATTCGATTCCAATGGCATTCATCGCAAGCCGGAACGTCAGGATATCAAAGTTTATCAGATCGATGCTACGGATGAGGCCAATAATATGGGGAACCAAAAAGTATTTAATATGCTTGTATTGGGTGCCCTACTCAAAGAAGCTCCTATAGTGACTATGGAGAGTGTGGAAAAAGGTCTAAAAAAATCACTACCCGAGCGTCATCATAAATTGATCCCTATGAATATTGATGCTATTGTAAGAGGACAAGAGATTGTAAAGCAACTCTGA
- a CDS encoding patatin-like phospholipase family protein, translating into MKKIFTVILLIYMAFSFNLEGQKQHDSVPVKYGLVLSGGGARGLAHIGLLRMIDSLQIHVDYITGTSMGAVMGGLYSIGYSGDSIKAIVNTVDWSRIISNTHPYNLIHMIERDDYEAYAFEFPIKRGLPTLPNSLIEGQFLMETLQNYTFSSRCVHDFNKLPIPLALVASDIVNGGAVVLDHGYLPLAIRASLSIPGAFSPTIIDGKTLVDGGLDRNFPVEDAMHMGAQYIIGSYTGSRLRTADEIKNPISLLNQAYALSARKDVEKQKGHVNLMLDFSDSLKEYTSADFDKHAQIVAIGEREARKLLPNLLKIKAMQNAQGIKYEHKKIEKISLTIDSINVVDEMNEPLCTQDTRFIQKIIGKDLKDIDNSEALQRITEKIIGYNSCDKVFYTYTQDSISQRNILNIVLKKKPQGTFHAAFHYDNQESAGVILNYTYRDLLLSQSRLSAKLNVAERIKARLNYYKLLGPGGKFWIKGQVGYSVQKSNDLFLKFITQYYNNAEISFRNSNFNASIFTGVSINHNNELRLGIDFTSNKLWQPGSSFSSKLIVEDPFVKSIYRQNHIAANLIYDQNTLDKKYYATKGNNFVFSSKLYLYSHFHMPSAVSSWGPVQKAIYQWLSPDSTLYPIKGKVLHLSLYDHYVRSFSKKFSLHARAFYGINIDLKKSFKDNFHFDSYVYLNQKFYMGGYANFNPDNHQIFTGLRSNEYPVNNIASLYLGAQYNPLGRLYVTPSISLGSELGSFNPFTAKSDFIYGYGLDIDYMSLLGPIKLSFNKNNLFTKSRLFFSFGYAF; encoded by the coding sequence ATGAAAAAAATCTTTACTGTAATTTTACTCATATACATGGCATTCTCGTTCAATCTGGAAGGCCAGAAGCAGCACGATTCAGTTCCTGTTAAATACGGATTAGTCCTGAGCGGGGGGGGAGCACGTGGTTTGGCCCATATTGGGCTCTTGCGCATGATTGATTCATTACAGATTCATGTAGACTATATCACAGGCACTTCCATGGGGGCTGTAATGGGGGGATTATACTCAATTGGATATTCAGGGGATAGTATTAAGGCTATTGTAAATACTGTAGATTGGTCTCGTATTATAAGCAACACCCACCCGTACAATCTCATTCATATGATTGAGAGAGACGACTATGAAGCTTATGCTTTTGAGTTTCCCATCAAGAGAGGTTTGCCCACTTTGCCAAATTCATTGATCGAAGGTCAGTTTTTGATGGAAACACTTCAGAACTATACTTTTTCTTCAAGATGCGTCCACGATTTCAACAAGCTACCTATACCTTTAGCATTGGTTGCTTCCGATATTGTCAATGGTGGGGCTGTGGTGCTCGATCATGGATACTTGCCCTTGGCTATAAGAGCCAGCCTATCCATCCCCGGAGCTTTTTCGCCTACAATAATAGATGGCAAGACGCTCGTTGATGGGGGGCTAGATCGGAACTTCCCCGTGGAAGATGCTATGCATATGGGAGCACAATATATTATTGGGAGTTATACAGGTTCACGACTCAGGACAGCTGATGAAATAAAGAATCCCATAAGTCTGCTCAACCAAGCTTATGCCCTAAGTGCCAGAAAAGATGTGGAGAAACAGAAAGGGCATGTAAATTTAATGCTCGATTTTTCTGATAGTCTCAAGGAGTATACCAGTGCTGACTTTGATAAGCATGCTCAGATTGTAGCTATTGGAGAGCGCGAAGCTCGTAAACTATTGCCCAATCTTCTCAAAATAAAAGCTATGCAAAATGCTCAAGGTATTAAATATGAGCATAAAAAGATAGAAAAAATATCTTTGACTATTGATAGCATAAATGTTGTAGATGAGATGAATGAGCCATTGTGTACACAAGATACCCGATTTATCCAGAAGATAATAGGCAAAGATTTAAAAGACATAGATAATTCGGAAGCACTACAACGGATAACCGAAAAGATCATCGGATACAACAGCTGTGACAAAGTTTTTTATACTTATACCCAAGATTCCATATCGCAACGCAACATCCTCAATATTGTACTCAAAAAGAAACCTCAAGGGACATTTCATGCCGCTTTTCACTATGACAATCAAGAGTCGGCTGGAGTTATTCTCAATTACACATATAGAGATCTTCTTTTGAGTCAATCCAGACTTTCTGCAAAACTCAACGTGGCAGAACGAATAAAAGCCCGTTTGAATTATTACAAACTTTTGGGGCCGGGAGGTAAATTTTGGATAAAAGGGCAGGTCGGGTATAGCGTACAGAAAAGTAATGACCTTTTCCTGAAGTTTATTACACAATATTATAACAATGCTGAGATCAGTTTTCGTAATAGTAATTTCAATGCATCGATATTTACGGGTGTAAGCATCAATCATAACAATGAACTACGACTGGGAATTGACTTCACTTCCAATAAATTGTGGCAACCGGGAAGCTCCTTTTCAAGTAAACTTATTGTAGAAGATCCATTTGTAAAGTCTATTTATAGACAGAATCATATTGCAGCAAATTTGATATATGACCAAAATACGCTGGACAAAAAATATTATGCCACAAAGGGTAATAATTTTGTTTTCAGTAGCAAGCTTTATTTATACAGTCACTTTCATATGCCATCTGCTGTTTCATCATGGGGACCGGTGCAGAAAGCAATTTACCAATGGTTATCTCCTGATAGTACTCTTTATCCAATCAAGGGTAAGGTATTGCATTTGTCATTGTACGACCATTATGTGCGCTCTTTTTCCAAAAAGTTTTCTTTGCATGCCAGAGCTTTTTACGGCATTAACATCGATTTGAAAAAAAGCTTCAAGGATAATTTCCATTTTGATAGCTATGTTTACTTGAACCAAAAGTTCTATATGGGAGGTTATGCCAATTTTAACCCGGATAATCATCAGATTTTTACCGGACTTCGTTCCAATGAATACCCCGTCAATAATATTGCTTCCCTTTATCTGGGGGCTCAATATAACCCGCTAGGACGTCTCTATGTAACCCCCTCAATAAGTCTGGGTAGTGAGCTGGGCAGTTTCAATCCGTTTACCGCTAAATCTGATTTTATTTACGGCTACGGGCTTGATATAGATTATATGTCATTACTCGGACCCATAAAACTATCTTTCAATAAAAATAACCTCTTTACCAAAAGTAGATTATTCTTTAGTTTTGGATATGCATTTTAG
- a CDS encoding alanine-tRNA synthetase second additional domain-containing protein — MQNLLQEYSVSAQYFAPRGKDRLIFLGEQIAQKHLMYSDRLIGIVGDAGSGKSSLIKGMFPGLELSNDDDVINPRKIMQARDFITDGIGDAYTYHLDIRFQMAFTQMSEIVDYVREILNQGRRAVIEHFNLIYPYLGENADIIIGIGEEIIVTRPSVFGPSPSCIYDIVHTSLKYRKMSHTAEELTALALISECGITLNQFYSSDIRYGFVLRFYENVDIDFEKVSNKVKELIKADLDVSYVDEKHIRIGDITVKCTGPRLHMTSTGQIEDFELINRLVPDPKSNSYCLVGLIGNNNTDIENRNTTYFLKRD; from the coding sequence ATGCAAAATCTACTGCAAGAGTATTCGGTATCGGCTCAGTACTTTGCTCCAAGGGGTAAAGATAGATTGATATTCTTGGGCGAGCAGATCGCACAGAAGCACTTGATGTATTCTGATAGACTCATAGGTATCGTAGGAGATGCCGGATCCGGGAAATCATCACTTATCAAAGGGATGTTTCCCGGTCTGGAACTATCGAATGACGATGATGTAATCAATCCTCGCAAAATAATGCAGGCAAGAGACTTCATCACCGATGGTATAGGCGATGCATATACCTATCACCTGGATATCAGATTTCAGATGGCTTTTACCCAAATGTCAGAAATCGTTGACTATGTAAGGGAAATACTCAATCAAGGAAGAAGGGCTGTCATTGAGCATTTCAACTTGATATATCCCTACCTGGGTGAAAACGCTGATATTATTATAGGGATAGGAGAGGAAATCATTGTCACGCGTCCCAGCGTTTTCGGGCCTTCGCCTTCGTGCATTTATGATATTGTACATACGTCATTGAAATATAGAAAAATGTCACATACTGCCGAAGAACTTACAGCTTTGGCTCTGATCAGCGAATGTGGGATAACATTGAACCAGTTCTACAGCTCCGACATTCGCTATGGTTTTGTATTGCGATTCTATGAAAACGTTGATATTGATTTTGAAAAAGTATCCAATAAGGTCAAAGAATTGATCAAGGCTGATCTGGATGTTTCTTATGTAGATGAAAAACATATCAGAATAGGTGATATTACAGTAAAATGTACAGGTCCCCGCTTACATATGACCTCAACGGGGCAAATCGAGGATTTCGAACTCATAAACAGATTAGTACCTGATCCCAAAAGTAATAGCTACTGCCTGGTAGGCCTTATAGGGAATAACAATACAGACATCGAAAACAGAAATACCACCTACTTCCTTAAAAGAGATTGA
- a CDS encoding thiamine pyrophosphate-dependent enzyme, translating into MNISDIIKPENLVYKKPELMNDVNMHYCPGCSHGVIHKLIAEVVGEMGMEEETIGIAPVGCAVFAYKYIDIDWQEAAHGRAPALASAVKRLNPSKMVFTYQGDGDLAAIGTAETIHACNRGENIVIVFVNNGIYGMTGGQMAPTTLEGMVTATCPQGRSVELNGYPLKISDLLALLDGTCYVTRQSVHNPASVRKAKQALRKGFENSMARKGTSVIEIVSTCNSGWKQSPEKANEWMIEHMFAKYPIGDLKKID; encoded by the coding sequence ATGAATATTTCAGATATTATAAAGCCCGAAAATCTGGTTTACAAGAAACCGGAACTCATGAATGATGTAAATATGCATTATTGCCCCGGATGTAGTCATGGAGTAATACACAAGCTTATTGCCGAGGTCGTTGGTGAGATGGGCATGGAAGAGGAAACTATCGGTATAGCACCGGTAGGGTGCGCCGTATTTGCATATAAATACATAGATATCGACTGGCAAGAAGCTGCTCACGGTAGAGCACCCGCATTGGCTTCTGCCGTAAAGCGCTTGAATCCTTCAAAAATGGTTTTCACTTATCAGGGTGATGGTGACCTTGCTGCTATAGGCACGGCCGAAACTATTCATGCTTGTAACCGTGGCGAAAACATCGTTATTGTTTTTGTCAATAATGGTATCTATGGTATGACCGGTGGTCAGATGGCTCCTACTACCCTCGAAGGTATGGTAACAGCTACATGTCCTCAGGGACGTAGTGTAGAGCTCAATGGTTATCCCCTCAAGATTTCGGATCTTTTGGCTCTGCTCGACGGAACTTGCTATGTAACACGCCAAAGTGTGCACAACCCTGCAAGTGTGAGAAAGGCCAAACAGGCTCTACGCAAAGGTTTTGAAAACTCTATGGCTCGTAAAGGTACATCGGTGATCGAAATCGTTTCTACCTGCAATTCCGGCTGGAAACAATCGCCTGAGAAAGCTAATGAATGGATGATCGAACATATGTTTGCGAAATATCCGATAGGTGATTTGAAAAAGATAGACTAA